In Mycobacterium gallinarum, a single window of DNA contains:
- a CDS encoding ABC transporter substrate-binding protein yields the protein MRRLAVLVAVVTLFSGLTACSTGQRVDLGGESSGNLIAAIAGEPDQLDPHKTSAYFSFEVLENVFDTLVEPDANLEMRSALAESWTVSPDQLAWTFRLRPGVTFHDGSPFTADDVVYSYRRIIDEQLTNVDKFSAVTDVSAPDAETVVIRLEQPTPNLLTNIGGFKGMAIVQRANVESGQIATHPIGTGPFSFSGQKSGDSITLKANPSFWDGPPSVSGVTYRFISEPTTALSALQAGEVDWTDSIPPQRVTQLRDDDSVNLAVTPSNDYWYLALNEARKPWNDVRVRQAVAYGIDRDAIVTATSYGTAAANQLAIPEGNPWYTDYHRYGYDIEKAKGLLQEAGVTNADLDMLVTSEYPETVTAAQVIADNLAPLGITVNIRTVDFATWLDEQNNGNFDMLMMGWLGNIDPDDFYYAQHHTGGTSNAQKFSDPEVDRLLDAGRVETNRKARGDVYARAATKIADEVSYIYLYNPSVIQAWSTNVSGFESRRDGAVRFRHVQLDQGQSQ from the coding sequence ATGAGACGACTGGCGGTGTTGGTCGCTGTCGTCACCCTTTTTTCCGGCCTCACTGCGTGCTCGACCGGCCAGCGGGTGGACCTCGGCGGCGAGTCGTCAGGCAATCTCATCGCCGCGATCGCAGGCGAACCCGATCAGCTCGACCCCCACAAGACCAGCGCATACTTCTCGTTCGAGGTGCTCGAAAACGTCTTCGACACGCTGGTCGAACCGGATGCCAACCTCGAGATGCGATCGGCACTGGCCGAGTCGTGGACCGTCAGCCCGGACCAGCTCGCCTGGACGTTCCGCCTGCGGCCGGGTGTCACGTTTCACGACGGGAGCCCGTTCACCGCGGACGACGTCGTGTACTCGTATCGCCGCATCATTGACGAGCAGCTGACCAACGTCGACAAGTTCAGCGCCGTCACCGATGTCAGCGCCCCTGACGCCGAGACCGTGGTGATCCGTCTCGAGCAGCCGACACCGAACCTGTTGACGAACATCGGCGGCTTCAAGGGCATGGCGATCGTGCAACGTGCCAATGTCGAGAGTGGCCAGATCGCCACGCATCCGATCGGCACCGGCCCGTTCTCGTTCAGCGGTCAGAAGAGCGGCGATTCCATCACCCTCAAAGCGAACCCGTCGTTCTGGGATGGCCCGCCGAGCGTTTCGGGGGTGACATACCGCTTCATCTCCGAGCCGACGACGGCATTGTCGGCGCTGCAGGCCGGCGAGGTCGACTGGACCGACTCGATCCCGCCCCAACGAGTGACACAGCTACGCGACGACGACTCGGTGAACCTGGCAGTCACCCCTAGCAACGACTACTGGTATCTCGCACTCAACGAGGCGCGTAAACCCTGGAACGACGTGCGGGTCCGTCAGGCCGTCGCCTATGGCATCGACCGGGACGCGATCGTGACCGCCACCAGCTACGGCACTGCTGCGGCCAACCAGCTCGCGATCCCCGAGGGCAATCCCTGGTACACCGACTACCACCGATACGGCTACGACATCGAGAAGGCCAAGGGTCTGTTGCAGGAAGCCGGGGTGACCAACGCCGACCTCGACATGCTGGTCACCAGCGAATACCCGGAGACGGTGACGGCCGCGCAGGTCATCGCGGATAACCTTGCACCACTTGGCATCACGGTGAACATCCGCACCGTCGACTTCGCCACCTGGCTGGACGAGCAGAATAACGGCAACTTCGACATGCTCATGATGGGCTGGCTCGGCAATATCGATCCCGACGACTTCTACTACGCACAGCACCACACCGGCGGCACCAGCAATGCGCAGAAGTTCTCCGATCCGGAGGTCGACCGACTGCTCGATGCCGGACGGGTCGAGACGAATCGCAAAGCGCGCGGCGATGTTTACGCCCGCGCGGCGACAAAGATCGCCGACGAGGTCAGCTACATCTACCTCTACAACCCGTCCGTGATTCAGGCGTGGAGCACCAACGTCTCCGGCTTCGAGTCTCGGCGCGACGGCGCAGTCCGGTTCCGCCACGTCCAACTCGATCAAGGCCAGTCACAGTGA
- a CDS encoding ABC transporter permease, translated as MTRFVTHPIARFLARRLAYSAVVLLGVLIVVFALVHLVPGDPVRIALGTRYSPQAYEALRSASGLDKPIVEQFFSYVGSALTGDLGVSFRNGDPVTVILLERLPATVSLAVVGIVVALLIAVPAGIWSALHEGRVSDAIIRVASQFGVSVPDFWMGILLIALFATTLGWLPTSGYQPLLDNPGGWLRHIVLPALTVGLVAGAIMTRYVRSAVLEVASMGYVRTARSKGLSPRVVTFRHTVRNALIPVLTITGIQLATILGGVIVVEVVFAWPGLGRLVYNSVATRDYPVIQGAVLLIAALFLLINLIVDALYAVVDPRIRLS; from the coding sequence GTGACCCGCTTCGTGACTCATCCGATCGCGCGCTTCCTGGCGCGCCGGCTCGCCTATTCGGCGGTCGTCTTGCTCGGCGTGCTGATCGTCGTCTTCGCGTTGGTGCACCTCGTACCGGGAGACCCGGTGCGCATCGCATTGGGCACGCGCTACAGCCCGCAGGCGTACGAAGCCTTGAGGTCGGCGAGCGGTCTCGACAAACCCATCGTCGAACAATTCTTCAGCTACGTCGGTTCGGCGCTGACGGGAGACCTCGGCGTGAGCTTCCGCAACGGTGATCCGGTGACGGTGATCCTGTTGGAGCGACTGCCCGCGACGGTATCGCTGGCCGTGGTCGGCATCGTCGTCGCGCTACTGATCGCAGTGCCGGCGGGCATCTGGTCGGCGCTGCATGAGGGTCGCGTCAGCGACGCGATCATCCGGGTCGCCAGCCAGTTCGGCGTGTCGGTGCCGGACTTCTGGATGGGCATCCTGCTGATCGCGCTGTTCGCGACGACGCTCGGCTGGCTTCCGACGTCGGGATATCAACCGCTGCTGGACAATCCGGGTGGCTGGCTGCGCCACATCGTGCTGCCCGCGCTGACAGTGGGGCTCGTCGCCGGAGCGATCATGACCCGGTATGTGCGCTCGGCGGTGCTGGAGGTCGCGTCGATGGGATACGTCCGCACCGCGCGGTCGAAGGGTCTGTCGCCGCGGGTCGTGACATTTCGGCACACCGTGCGCAACGCGCTCATCCCGGTGCTGACGATCACCGGCATCCAGCTCGCGACGATCCTCGGCGGCGTCATCGTCGTCGAAGTGGTGTTCGCGTGGCCCGGCCTTGGCCGCCTCGTGTACAACTCGGTGGCGACTCGCGACTATCCCGTGATTCAAGGCGCGGTGCTGCTCATCGCCGCGCTGTTCCTGCTCATCAACCTGATCGTGGACGCACTGTACGCGGTAGTCGACCCGAGGATCCGGCTGTCATGA